One Obesumbacterium proteus DNA window includes the following coding sequences:
- the csgC gene encoding curli assembly chaperone CsgC — MHTLLIASLLSNQLWFDTTQDGQYYVLTPMASVTTSCLCHIDVDVIRRSIHGESTSRQKGAIQLMANQKQALGQMSFPVQQGDWLQVTIVLTDGDKLRIEKQVILPDKV; from the coding sequence ATGCATACATTGCTTATCGCTTCTCTGCTATCCAACCAGCTTTGGTTTGATACTACGCAAGATGGTCAATATTATGTTCTTACACCTATGGCGTCTGTCACGACGTCGTGCCTGTGTCATATTGATGTTGATGTCATTCGCCGTAGCATCCACGGTGAAAGTACGTCCCGGCAAAAAGGTGCTATTCAGCTCATGGCAAATCAAAAGCAGGCCTTAGGCCAGATGAGCTTCCCCGTTCAGCAAGGAGACTGGCTGCAGGTCACTATCGTATTAACCGATGGGGATAAATTGCGGATTGAAAAACAGGTTATTCTGCCGGATAAAGTTTAA